The Stieleria maiorica genome includes the window ACGCTAACGCCGATGCTTTCGGCAATTTCCGTCAACCGCCTGGTGGTTTCCAGCGTGCGGTCGTTGACGAACCGCTTTGCCATCCGCTTTTGTCGTTCGCCGTCGCCGGTCAGGTAGTCGGTAAAGCGGGCCCCCGGCGGTGGGCCGTCCTGGTACTTGCCCGTCAACACGCCCCCGCCAAGCGGCGAATAGGGCAACAGCGAAATGCCTTCGCGACGGCAGACCTGGGCCAGTTCACTTTCGCAGCGACGATTGATCAGGCTGAAATTGTTCTGCACGGTTTCGTAGCGGTCGACGTCACAGACGTCCGCCGCCCAGCACGCCTTCATCATGCCCCAGCAGGTCTCGTTGCTGGCGCCGATCGCACGCACCTTGCCCTCGTCGCGCAGCTCCGTCAGCACCCCCAGCACCTCTTCGTACGGCATTCCGTGATCGGGCCAGTGGGTCTGGTACAAATCGATGTAGTCCGTGCCGAGTCGACGGAGTGAATCTTCACACGCCTGAATGATTTGGGTTCGATCCAGTGCGGTCTTTCCGTGGCGAACCGGTGGCTTAAACCAGCCGTGACCGGGGCCGGTCACTTTGGTCGCGACGATCACCGATTCACGTGGTTTCGTCTTCAACCAGCGGCCCACGATTTGTTCGGTCACGCCGACGCGTTCGGCCGACGGCGGGACAGGATAGATTTCAGCAGCGTCAAAAAAATCGATCCCGGCGTCAAAGGCCGTGTCGCAAATGCGATGACTGAGCGCTTCGTCGCATTGAAGCCCAAACGTCATCGTGCCCATACAGATGTCACTGACGACGATTCCACTGCGTCCAAGTCTACGTTGCTGCATCGAAGTGCTCTCGGGAAACAAACTCAAGTAATCCAACCGGCCATACTTTTAACACGTTTTCCGGCGATCCCCAACCAGTGGCAGGCCCGCGCCAATGTCCGGCGGTCGTCTATGGCAAATCTCATTTTGACCGTAGCTCTGAATCCTTCATCGGATGGCAGAATGATTCGGGGCAGAATGATGATGTGCTGCAGAAGAGGGCAAAACGAGGGGGCAAAACGATGAGGGCAAAACGATGGGGCAATATGATGGGGCAAAATGATGGGCAGAACGAAGGGGGAATAACGAGTGCGATCAATCCTCGCTGTTCGGTCGTACGATGACGTTAGGCTGGCTTTCCACATCATTCATCCTCACATCATTTATCGTCCCATTATTCTGCCCCCCATCATTCTGCCTTCCCTATTGTCTTGCCCCCATCGTTTTGCCCCCTTTCTCACTCCCGCACCCGTTCCACTTCATATTGCCGGTGCGGTTCGTCTTTGCCAGGCGCACGGACGCGAAACCCCGGACGTTTCATGAAAGCTTCCTGCACCTGTTCGGCACGCTCCAGTTCAGCCGGTCCCGAATGGGCGTACAGTAGGTAGCGAAGCACCAACGGACTCTCGTCGCTGACATCGATCGCCGTTTTCATGCCCGGTGCCGCCCCCATCCAGCCGTCTTGACGCACGTGCCAGTGCGTCGGGTAGCCCGGATTGTTGGGGTGATCAAAGTAGGTGATCCCTTCTTCGACAATCGTTCTGCCCTGTGACCCGGGCACCGCGATCGGCCCGGAGTAGTCCATCCATCGCGACCGTTGTTCGTGCAGCTTCGGTTCCCCTTGTAGGCCGGCATCGTTGGTCAATCGTCCGCCGCCGAAGTAGGCCGAGATGCTGGCGGCAACGCGGACGGCCAAGACGCCGAAATTGGTTTGCTCCAACGTCACTTTCTGGCGGCCTTCTCCAGGCCGAAACGTCAACTGAAACTCGATCGCGTGTTCTCCGGCGTGCTGCTCGCCCTCGATCGGCAACAGTGCGACGACGACGTCTTGCTGCATCCGCTCGACTCCTTCTTGGTCGATCCAGACCAGGTGCGTCGCCATGACGGCTTCATCATCGCCATCGCGATAGCGGTACCAATGGGTTTGACGGATTCTGGTTCCCGTCCCATCGCCCCAGAAATTGATGCCGTCGACTTTGTGATGGGCAAACCACACCGATCGGTGATGGTCATGGTTTTGCGCACCCGGGTGCCCCATCCGCGTCAACGTTTCTCCCGACGGTCCGTTAAACGGATAAAAGAATGGTCGCGGATACTGATCACCATAATGCCACCGCAACTTTTCGTGGCCATCGATCCGCAGTGACACTTCATGATCGGCCAACGGCACGATCTCGCACCGAGGCGGTTGATACTGCTGAGCGAGTCCGGCAGACGCAAAGCAGAAAAGCGTCAGGAGGGCCGGCAGCCAATGACGGAAGACGATTGTCATCGAGTTGTGGATCATGGTGAGTTCCCTTTCTTCATTGATTGTTGCCGCGTCGGTGATCGTTTCCCCATCTGTCGGCGAGCCACATCGAGTCGCAGACGACACGATGCTCCAACGCGCGCGGCGGGGTTTGGCGGCTGCCCGTGAGAGCCGCGAAGCCGCACATCATAGCGTTTGACCAACCGTGTCGCAGACTCGGTGGATGCTCGACGGATCATCCAACCAGGGAGGAATGTGCGATGCAGTCGTTTCGAATCGGCAAGGGGATTCAGGTGGAAGTCTGCAAGGCCAGCAACCGTGCCGAATGGACCCCGTACACGACGACCAAGACGAATACGTTTGACGAGCCGGTCAGCCGGACGCGATCGACCGTCGTCTTCCGCAGCGGCCGCTGGTTGCTGCGGGTCAAACCGCACCACGTCGAAATGTTCAATGGGCTGCGGTGGCTGCGACTGAAGTGACCGGATACCGATCGCGAAATTCCTGGCAACGTTGTCGTGCGGTTTTTCAAAGTAACCCTCCCCGGGGAACCGTGAAACGAGTCTGCCAACATTGTGTTGATCGCAAGGGGATTGGTCAGCAATAAACTTAAGGCGGTGCGTGACGGATGGCATGCTCAACATGCCTACATTGTCCCTACATCGGCACCGACGATGTCCTGCAAATGCGAGATGCCATCCCGCTTCAAGATTGTTAACAATCCGCGATTGATCCGCCGGACCACACCGGGGCCTTGGTAGATCAAGGCCGTCAACAATTGGACCAGCGACGCGCCCGAGCGGAGTTTCCGGTACGCGTCCTCGGCGCTGCGGACTCCACCGGCCGCGATGATTCGATAGCGTTGTCGATCCATGCGTCGGTAGAGGTTTGCGATCCTCCGGTCCATCCAATCGGCCGTCGGCGGTCCCGAAATCGCGCCGGGCCATTCTTTCCAAACCTCACGTGGTGTCGACAGTCCGGTCCTGCGACTCGGTGACAGGTTGAACATGAATCCCTGCACCGATTCGAACGGATCAACGGTTTGCAACATCCGATCGATCGCGGCGTCGTTCCAGTCGGGAGATAGCTTCAAGAAGCACGGCACGTCGATCGGAATCGACGCCAATCGGTCGAGCAGTTCTCGCAGATGCCCCGGCTGGTCAAAGAACGCTCGTCCATCCTGTGTGTTCGGACAACTTAAGTTCAGCATGAAGTACGACGCGTGCCGCTGCAGCGTCCGCGCCGAAGTCACGTAGTCGTCCAACACCTCGTCGGCGCTGTCGGCTTCTGCACCGATGCCATGATTGGTGTTGACCAGATTGATCCCCAGCGGCACGGTGATCGGCTGTCGTGCCAGGTGATTCGCAACCTCGGCGGCACCGTCGTTGGGCAATCCGTAGTGTACGCAAATCGCTTCGTCCGCTGGCAGGCGCCAAAGCCGCGGGGCCGGGTTTCCCGCCGACGGTGACGCGGAAACCGAGCCGATTTCGACGTGTCCGAACCCCAGTGACGCCAGCGCGCCGATCGCACGCCCGGATTTGTCATAGCCGGCGGCCAATCCCAGCGGGTTTTCGAATCGGATTCCGGCGACCTCGATGTTCAGTCTGGGATCGGGCACACGGTGCAAACGCGACGACAGGCGGATCAATCCGGGAACACGCGTTCCCCGGTCTGCCCAGGTGATCGATTGGTCGTGCGCCCATTCCGGGTCAAAACGGAACAACAAAGGGCGTACAATACGTTCGTAGATCATAGAATCTGGGACAGGCTTCCAGCCTGTCGTTGTCACCAAGATGGGATCGGCTTGCAGTCTGTCATTCTATCCGCCCCGACCGTCCTCCACTGTCACCCGCAATGATTCACACCCGATTGCACAGCACTGCCTGCCTGTGCGGGCTGTTCCTGTTTGCCCTGTGCGTTGCATCTCCGATCCAAGCGGAAACCGCAACGCCGCAGACGGTCGACTTCGGTATCTATCAAGATTGCCCGTTGTTGGAAAATGATTCGACGCGGGTTGTGTTTTGTCCTCAAGTCGGAGGTCGCGTGTTGGAGTATTCGCTGCGTGGCCAAAACGCACTGTTCGTTTCTCGGTATGAGTTGACCGGCGAGGAATCCGAAATCGGCGGCACTGCTCCGTCGGCCGGTCGGTTCGACATCGGTCCGGAGAAGATTGCCGCGAAACGGACCGAGTCATTTTTTGGCGAGTGGACGACGGAACGAACGGGACCGTTGTCGCTGGTGATGGTCAGCAAGCCGGGCAAGCAGACGGGGGTCACGCTAAAGCGTGAATTCACCCTCGCCCCAGATTCTTCGCGTCTGGTTTGCGTCCAGACCATCGTCAATGTTTCCGATCGAACGGTCCAGCACTGTCACTGGAGTCGCACGTTCGCAAACCAAGCGGGCATCGTGTTGATCCCCCTGGAAGGCTTTCCTCGTTTTCCCAATCGATATGTCCGCTATGACGGCGGCGGACTTCGCATGGCGCCCCAGGATGACAACATTCGGATCCGTGACGGCTTTTTGGAGATCATCGGACCACCGTCGTCACCGAAGCTGGGGATGGACAGCTATGCCGGTTGGCTGGCACATCAACAACCGAGCGGATTATTGTTTATCAAACAGTTTCCGACCTACCCCGACCGCAACTACTGTGAACTGGCCGGACTGACAATTTCAACGTGGACCCCCGCCACCGGCCACACGGTTGAACTGGAACCGATCGGACCGACCGAAACGCTGCGGCCGGGTGAGTCGGCATCGTTCACCGAAATCTGGTCGTTGCACGAGAACGCGTCTCCCGAATCGGGGGGGGCACTGGATCTTGCACGAATCCGGGCGATTCACGACGCGCTGCCGGAAACCCCAGCGGTCGGCCCGCAATCCTAAACAACTCACCAACTCACCCCCGAGTTCTCATCGGAACCTTCCAGCAGAGATTCATCGGGCGCACGAATATCGCTGTTGGGTAACCCGTCGGGATACTCCTGTTTGATCTTAGTGATGGCGGCGGTTGCTACGGCCAAGTGCTGCTGCTTGGTTTCGTCGTAGAACGATTTGGCCGTTCCGGGCAGCTTCGGCTGTCCGTGCAGCGGTTTGTCGCTGACGCATAGCAACGTGGCGTTGGGGATTCGATAGCGGAATCCGTTTGCCGCGACGGTTGCCGATTCCATGTCGACGGCGATGCTGCGGCTGACCCGCAAGTGATCCAATGCCGTTCGCAAAGAAAGCTCCCAATTGCGATCAGCCGTCGTGTACACCGCGCCGATCCGGTACGGCAACTCGGCCGCGTCGAGCGCGTTGGCCAGCGCGCGATTCAGCAAAAAGCTTGGCGTGATCGGGACCGCCGGGGGTAAAGCTTCGTCCAGCAAATGGTCGGCGCGCATGTACCCCGATGCCAACACAAAGTCCCCGATCTCCTGGTGGTTTCGAACGCCGGCGCAATGCCCCACCATCAACATCGCGTCGGGACGGAGCACGGCCAGGTGATCGGTCAAGTTCTTGGCGTTGGAGGGGCCGACCCCGATGTTGACGATGCTGATGCCGCGGTTGTCTTCTTCGCGATGATGCAGCGT containing:
- a CDS encoding phosphorylase family protein: MHEIFQIDPNASEQGLCEQISAACERMEEIYADGFYSKLTVYRHWSKHNPELSGKIARPRAYRWYLRRELLKLARRGAEITITRSRPRVDLNSPQLLEMIDETDFDLTRKKVFLFGPERSELSIKRLEHYTGTNAEDFQRYVLLTNYNMHIAAFIRQFPDAERSNRDDVQMPTLHHREEDNRGISIVNIGVGPSNAKNLTDHLAVLRPDAMLMVGHCAGVRNHQEIGDFVLASGYMRADHLLDEALPPAVPITPSFLLNRALANALDAAELPYRIGAVYTTADRNWELSLRTALDHLRVSRSIAVDMESATVAANGFRYRIPNATLLCVSDKPLHGQPKLPGTAKSFYDETKQQHLAVATAAITKIKQEYPDGLPNSDIRAPDESLLEGSDENSGVSW
- a CDS encoding DUF6807 domain-containing protein yields the protein MIHNSMTIVFRHWLPALLTLFCFASAGLAQQYQPPRCEIVPLADHEVSLRIDGHEKLRWHYGDQYPRPFFYPFNGPSGETLTRMGHPGAQNHDHHRSVWFAHHKVDGINFWGDGTGTRIRQTHWYRYRDGDDEAVMATHLVWIDQEGVERMQQDVVVALLPIEGEQHAGEHAIEFQLTFRPGEGRQKVTLEQTNFGVLAVRVAASISAYFGGGRLTNDAGLQGEPKLHEQRSRWMDYSGPIAVPGSQGRTIVEEGITYFDHPNNPGYPTHWHVRQDGWMGAAPGMKTAIDVSDESPLVLRYLLYAHSGPAELERAEQVQEAFMKRPGFRVRAPGKDEPHRQYEVERVRE
- a CDS encoding aldo/keto reductase, which codes for MQQRRLGRSGIVVSDICMGTMTFGLQCDEALSHRICDTAFDAGIDFFDAAEIYPVPPSAERVGVTEQIVGRWLKTKPRESVIVATKVTGPGHGWFKPPVRHGKTALDRTQIIQACEDSLRRLGTDYIDLYQTHWPDHGMPYEEVLGVLTELRDEGKVRAIGASNETCWGMMKACWAADVCDVDRYETVQNNFSLINRRCESELAQVCRREGISLLPYSPLGGGVLTGKYQDGPPPGARFTDYLTGDGERQKRMAKRFVNDRTLETTRRLTEIAESIGVSVTALAVAWSRQHDFVASTIIGATSVEQLNESLEARDLILTDETLARIDEVDFEIPNPMTEDGLRRL
- a CDS encoding quinone-dependent dihydroorotate dehydrogenase; this translates as MIYERIVRPLLFRFDPEWAHDQSITWADRGTRVPGLIRLSSRLHRVPDPRLNIEVAGIRFENPLGLAAGYDKSGRAIGALASLGFGHVEIGSVSASPSAGNPAPRLWRLPADEAICVHYGLPNDGAAEVANHLARQPITVPLGINLVNTNHGIGAEADSADEVLDDYVTSARTLQRHASYFMLNLSCPNTQDGRAFFDQPGHLRELLDRLASIPIDVPCFLKLSPDWNDAAIDRMLQTVDPFESVQGFMFNLSPSRRTGLSTPREVWKEWPGAISGPPTADWMDRRIANLYRRMDRQRYRIIAAGGVRSAEDAYRKLRSGASLVQLLTALIYQGPGVVRRINRGLLTILKRDGISHLQDIVGADVGTM